CAGATTATCGACATCAACTCCCAGATTTTGAGCATAATTGATATCGAGCGCATGCTCGGCATCTATGAAGGCCGCGATACCACCGCGCTTCTGTACTTCGGCAATCGCATGTAGTGCTATAGTTGTCTTACCGCTGGATTCTGCACCGTAAACTTCGACGACTCTCCCCCTGGGATAACCACCGACAGTGAGGGCTATATCCAGAGCCAATGAACCGGTTGATATAACTTCGATGTTCTGGTCTTCCAGTTCTCCCATCAACATAACCGAGCCCTTCCCGAACTGCTTTTCGATGTCTTTTATTGCCCTTTCAAGTGCATTCTTCTTATCCTTGGAAATCATGCTTAATCAGTCCTCCTTCAAAACTGCACGTGAAGACTTTCCTGTACTTCGCTCCTTCTCTAGAGAGAATAGACTCGAACACACTAACTTCGTTGACCTGAAATACTATCTTTTCTGTTTCGATGGTTTCAAGGAACTTATGCCACAGGGGCGGACTGAACTTCATCCTCCCAACCGTAAGATGCGGCCTGAAATTGTCTTCGACGGGAAAACTCATCGATTCTAGGACAGATCTGACTTCTCTGTGAAGATTTGAGAGCGTCTGGTTCCTTTCGATGCCTATCCAGACAACTTTAGGCAGTTCTTTATGCTTGAAGTAACCGAGCTTTCCAGTTTCGAGAGTAAAGGTGGGGAAGCCCCGTAGCCTTTTTGAAAGCATCGTGGCAAGGAGCTCGAGCCTTTGCAATTCCACGCTGTCCAGAAACGAGATGGTGAGGTGCGAGTTGCCACCCGGTACCCACGAGGCCCTGAAGCCCATTCTCTTGAGTTTTTCTACCACCGATTCAATCATCATCTGGACCTGCTGCCCTGTATCTATCGCGATGAATGACCGCAACTCAACTACCCCCTTTGAAAATCTGCAAATTCTTTAGAAGGTAATTGAATCCGCTCGCAAGAGTGAGCACCGCAACCAACAACTCTATGATAAATATCATCAGCGGATCGAAAAGATCCCATATAACGTTTAAGTACAAAATTCCGATGAAGGCCATCTGAGAAACTGTCTTGGCTTTGCCAAAAAAATCGGCCGCGATTACTCTCCCCTGACTGGAAGCCATCATCCTTATTCCCGATACCATAGTGTCCCTGAAGATCATCAAGAAGAGAAACCAGACGCTAACTTTTGACAGGGTCAAAAAGCCCAGGAAAATCGATGTCACCAGTATCTTGTCGGAAAGTTGATCCAGAAACTTTCCCAGATCAGTTACCAGGCCACGCTTTCTGGCAATTCTTCCGTCGAAGAAATCCGTCAGAGCCGCGACAATGAAGACCACGGCCGACAGAAAGTATAGAACAGTCCCGTTCCCGGTCGTTAAAAGAAGGAGAGCCGGAACGGTGAGTACTATCCTGCTCAATGTTAATAAATTAGGCAAGTTCATCAAGAACAACACCTTCCATATCGTGTTCAAAAGTATCAGTAATTCTGACGTTAGTGAAAAGTCCCTCTTCGACATGGCCCTTAAGCACAACCACGCCATCTATTTCTGGAGCGCTGTTGAAGGCCCTGCCAATACTGTAACTCTGTCCTGCCTCTTCAATCAGAACCTTCATCACCTTGCCCCTGTACCGGCTCAATCTCGTAGCCGATATACCATCCTGTTCCTGGAGAAGAAGCTCGAGCATCTCCTTTGCGCGAACGGTAGTTGTAGTTCTTCTTTTGTTGAAAGAATCTGTTCCCTCTTCCCTGGAATAAACGAACCCTCCGAGCCTGTCGAACTCTACGTTCTTCACGAAATCCATGGTTTCTCTGAACGTCTCTTCCGTCTCTCCGGGAAAGCCCAGCATTAAAGTTGTTCTCAGGACGCTGTGAGGAGCCTTGGCTCTTATGAAATTGAAGATCGACCCGAGTTCCGAACTGTTCCTGGTTCTTCCCATCGCTTTCAAAATTCTGTCCGAACCGCTCTGTACAGGCATATCAAAGTAATCTACAACCTTGGGCAATTCAAGCATCGTATCGATAAGAGAGAGGTCGACATGGTCGGGGTGGAGATACATGACTCTTATCCAGAAATCTCCGCTCAGATCGTTGAGTTCTCTCAACAAACATCCCAGATCAAGATCGCCGTCGAGATCGCGACCGTACTGGGTATTATCCTGAGATACAAGTACAATTTCTTTGACACCCTTCTTTACCAAAGAGAGCGTCTCGCTTTTAATACTCTCCACAGAACGGCTCGCAGAGGGGCCTTTGAAGAGTGGGATCGAACAAAAGGCACAGTTTCTGTTACAGCCGTCGCCTATCTTCACATAGGCGCTGTAGCCCGAAGCCCGACGGTTGAAATAACCATAGACTCCTTCAGGCGCCTGAAGATAAAAGAGTTCGCCTTTCTCTATGAGTCTGGCCAGAGTCAATGGACTCGTGACACCTATCAATCCATCGAGCTCTGGAATATCGGATTTCATCTCTTCGAAATACCTCTGTACCAGACAACCGACGGCGACAACTTTAAGTCCGGGCTTTCCCTTTTTGGCCGAAATGGCCTTGAATATCTCGTCGATGCTCTCTTTCTTCGCCTCTTCGATGAAACCACAAGTGTCTATAATTATCAGATCTGTCTCGTCGATTTCATCGACTATCGTGTGACCCTGGCTCTTCATGATTCCCGCAAAGTTGTCCATGTCGGCCAGGTTCTTGGGACAGCCCAGAGTGAGTACTCCGAGGTTCATAACCTTTCCTTTCTCTTCTGCAAGTACTGCTCACGAATCTTCATGAGTTCTTCCACGTACTCGCGATCCCTGTAATTTGGGTAAGTATAGGGCAGCGGGGTAAATTGACCGTTTATGAACACCAGGGTAATCTCTGCATACATTCCGTCGCCTATGTAGATGCGATTGGCCCAATGTTTGGTAGATGCCAGGACGAACTGAGCGTGATGTACATAACCGGGGTCGACATTGACCTTTCTCTTGCCATCAACCGACAGGTCTATCTCGATGGTGTTGGTGATGTGTTTTATCAATGAAAGCTGCTGTGGATGTATCAATCTCTTGAAAGACAGTAATTTTCCCGAGAGCTTGTACCCCATCTCGTCGTTATAGAAAGAGGTGAATCGATCGAAATCGAGAGTTTTTGAGATGTAATCGACCGGTCCGAAACTTCTTTCAAGAATAGGTTGTACTTCTTGGAGTCTGTAATCTATATAAGAGCCAAAAATAAACGTAACCAGATTCACCAGTTCAGTTCTTCTGAGATCTCCCATTTATCTTACACTCACTTCCACTTGTGGAATTGTCACGCTGACCACCTTTTCACCACTTTTAATTGTATATCTTCCCAGGGTCTCTTGCCTTACAACTACTCTCTCGTTGCGACGAACCTTTATGATGAGGCTTTCTCCGGCCACCAATCTGTAGCCTTCGTCTCCGATCAATATTCTCAACCCGGCCGATAACGATTGGAACTCTATTTCGTATTCGACGGCCATCTTGTCTTTTACGAAACGATAGAGAAAAAGTGATTCGACAAAAAGAAAAAGCGAAATGACCAACAACAAAATGATTATCATCTGATCATTGAAATTGCCCCTCTTTGCCATAAAATAGAACTCCCACCATTCTCCAGGTAAAGGACTACAGCAATAATTATAGCATGGGAAAGCGATACAATCTGAGAACCCAACGCTGGGGCTGTAGAGAATCCGCGCGTGATATAATTTTCACAAATGGAATCTCTTTGGTTTTCAGGAGGTTGACAGGATTGGATAATCAGAAAATTCCAAAACCGACCATAAAGAGACTTGCCGTATATTATAGATGCCTCGAAAATATTCTCTTTTCCGGTAAAGCGAGTGTATCATCCAAAGAAATCGCCGATGAGCTCGGCATAAAGGCCAGCCAGGTTCGCAAAGATTTGTCGTATTTCGGCGAGTTTGGAAGACGCGGGGTCGGCTACAGCACCCAGCAGTTGCTGGAAAGTGTCAGCGATATTCTTGGAATGAGGAAGATATGGAACGTGTGCATAGTAGGTATGGGGAATCTGGGAATGGCTTTGGCTGTTTATCCTGGCCTTAGCAAGTCAGGTTTTTTCATTAAGGCTCTCTTTGACAACAACCCTAACAAGATCGGGATTCCAATTCCGAACGATCTCTCGATCGAGCCTATTTCGATATTGAAGAGTGTCGTGAAAGAGAGAGCGATAAATATGGGAGTGATCACGGTACCGGCCGAAGCGGCTCAGGAAACGGCCGATGCGCTGGTTGATGCGGGAGTGCAGGGAATAGTGAACTTCGCTCCGGTTAGGTTGAATCTGCCCGACAGTGTGAAAGTAGAAGAGATAGATATTTCCGTTTCCTTTCGATCTCTGGCCTTCAGTATAAGTCTTCACTCTGGCAGGAGGAGGGAATAATGGTTCTGGTATCTATAATCGGTGGAAGCGGTGCCGGTAAGACCTCGGTCACGAACGTTATATACACCCACTTCAACGACAGGGCTGCCGTACTTTCGATGGATGATTATTACAAGAATCTGGAACCGGGTACCGATCCAAGGGAGTTCAATTTTGATTCACCCAAAGCCTTCGATTTCGAGCTCTTTGAGTCTCATCTCAGAACTATAAAGGAAAACGGTACGGTGAAAGTGCCGGTATATAGTATGGTGACATACAGACGCGAGGACGGGATATGGAGGACATTCGAACCCAGGCCGCTCGTGCTGGTCGAGGGGTTGCTGGTCATGTTCAGGAAAGAGATGAGAGAACTGTTCGATTTTTCGATTTACATCGATGCACCGGCCGATGAGAGGCTGATCAGGAGAATAGA
This portion of the Mesotoga infera genome encodes:
- a CDS encoding redox-sensing transcriptional repressor Rex produces the protein MDNQKIPKPTIKRLAVYYRCLENILFSGKASVSSKEIADELGIKASQVRKDLSYFGEFGRRGVGYSTQQLLESVSDILGMRKIWNVCIVGMGNLGMALAVYPGLSKSGFFIKALFDNNPNKIGIPIPNDLSIEPISILKSVVKERAINMGVITVPAEAAQETADALVDAGVQGIVNFAPVRLNLPDSVKVEEIDISVSFRSLAFSISLHSGRRRE
- the thpR gene encoding RNA 2',3'-cyclic phosphodiesterase, encoding MRSFIAIDTGQQVQMMIESVVEKLKRMGFRASWVPGGNSHLTISFLDSVELQRLELLATMLSKRLRGFPTFTLETGKLGYFKHKELPKVVWIGIERNQTLSNLHREVRSVLESMSFPVEDNFRPHLTVGRMKFSPPLWHKFLETIETEKIVFQVNEVSVFESILSREGAKYRKVFTCSFEGGLIKHDFQG
- the rimO gene encoding 30S ribosomal protein S12 methylthiotransferase RimO; its protein translation is MNLGVLTLGCPKNLADMDNFAGIMKSQGHTIVDEIDETDLIIIDTCGFIEEAKKESIDEIFKAISAKKGKPGLKVVAVGCLVQRYFEEMKSDIPELDGLIGVTSPLTLARLIEKGELFYLQAPEGVYGYFNRRASGYSAYVKIGDGCNRNCAFCSIPLFKGPSASRSVESIKSETLSLVKKGVKEIVLVSQDNTQYGRDLDGDLDLGCLLRELNDLSGDFWIRVMYLHPDHVDLSLIDTMLELPKVVDYFDMPVQSGSDRILKAMGRTRNSSELGSIFNFIRAKAPHSVLRTTLMLGFPGETEETFRETMDFVKNVEFDRLGGFVYSREEGTDSFNKRRTTTTVRAKEMLELLLQEQDGISATRLSRYRGKVMKVLIEEAGQSYSIGRAFNSAPEIDGVVVLKGHVEEGLFTNVRITDTFEHDMEGVVLDELA
- the pgsA gene encoding CDP-diacylglycerol--glycerol-3-phosphate 3-phosphatidyltransferase codes for the protein MNLPNLLTLSRIVLTVPALLLLTTGNGTVLYFLSAVVFIVAALTDFFDGRIARKRGLVTDLGKFLDQLSDKILVTSIFLGFLTLSKVSVWFLFLMIFRDTMVSGIRMMASSQGRVIAADFFGKAKTVSQMAFIGILYLNVIWDLFDPLMIFIIELLVAVLTLASGFNYLLKNLQIFKGGS
- the udk gene encoding uridine kinase, with the translated sequence MVLVSIIGGSGAGKTSVTNVIYTHFNDRAAVLSMDDYYKNLEPGTDPREFNFDSPKAFDFELFESHLRTIKENGTVKVPVYSMVTYRREDGIWRTFEPRPLVLVEGLLVMFRKEMRELFDFSIYIDAPADERLIRRIERDTRERGRSLESIITQYRKFVSPSFESFIEPQKYFCDIVLPDGAANTTGLNVIINAIENMLKK
- a CDS encoding DUF4416 family protein, whose protein sequence is MGDLRRTELVNLVTFIFGSYIDYRLQEVQPILERSFGPVDYISKTLDFDRFTSFYNDEMGYKLSGKLLSFKRLIHPQQLSLIKHITNTIEIDLSVDGKRKVNVDPGYVHHAQFVLASTKHWANRIYIGDGMYAEITLVFINGQFTPLPYTYPNYRDREYVEELMKIREQYLQKRKERL